In Desulfobotulus mexicanus, the genomic window GTGTAATAAAAGATCTTGACCTTACTTTTGTTGTAAAATAAAGTGGAGCCATGAAAAAAAGAATAAACCATAAAATACTGGCAGAAATTCTGGGACAACACCCCCTTCATGTCCGTCGTTTGAGAATCGGTGAATGTCTTCCAAGACCCAATAAAGCTCTGTTGCTTGGGGATTCGCTGGGAATACCGCCCTACCACTTCATGTGGCCCGAACGCTACGGCAACCCATGGCCCATCATCGAGGCCCACTGGCCGGAGGTGGAAAGCTACCTCAAGGCCAGACTTTCCGGTGACAGACCAGCCCTTCCGGACTGCCTTGCCGCCTTTGGTCAGCAGCCGGAAAAAGAATATGTGGATTCAAAGGCAGGGTGAACGCAAAAATTTCATTTATTTCTGCGGAGATTATTTTTCTTTTTTCAGGGGAAAAACAGGCCCGTCAAAGGAGCGCCCATGAGCGACATCAACGCCATTTTGTATGAAGCCCTGATCCAGAACCGTGAAGATCAGGTGCTGGTTCCGCAGGTGGCCACCATGGCAGGCATGGCGGCACGCACCGTCTATGAATACTGCGCCGATCCCCGCCGCACTCCGGACATCCGGGCCATCCGCGCCGCCTTTGCCGTGACCCAGAGTCCCACCATCAAAATGCTGCTGGAACCGCCGGGATGGCGTCTGGTGCCGGTTTCTGATCTGGCCACACCCCAGACGGACAGCCTCAGCCGTGAAATCGAAGATGTGGTCATCCACACGGGCAACCTGCTCCAGCATCTTCGGGAAGGGCTTAAATCCAAAGAAACGGCCACAGTAGTAAAAACCGCCCGGCTCATCGGTCGTCTGGAAACCGAGGTCATGGAAGTACGAAGACTCTTTGAAGACACCATACGGCAGGGGGGAGAATGGGAAATGTCATCGCTTTGACAATCAAGAGAAAAAGGCTTTTGTCTCAGCTTATGAAACGAAAAGCCCTGAACCTTGAAGGCCCTGAAAAGCGCGTGATGCTCCTCAAGGCCAGAATGGCAGATCTGGATGCAGACAGGCTTGAGCAAAAATACGGGACGCCGGTTTGACTGGTTAGCCGGGCAGGGAGAAAGTTATGGGAAAAGCCGTTGAATTCTTAAATCCCGAAGAGCGGGCAGTCATCGCCAGGGGCTGTTTTCAGGAAGATTCCCGCAGCAGCACCGCAAAGGAGTTGCGGGGCCTGTGTCCCTTCCATGACGACAAAAACGCATCCTTTTCTTACTCTCCGGGAAAAGACGCATACAACTGTCTGGCCTGCGGTGCCGCCGGTGATCTCATTAAATTATGGGGTCATGCCCAGGGCAAGGCATCCCCGAAGGAGGCGTTTCAGGCATTCTGCGGCCAGTACAAGCCACAGGATCAGCCAGCAGGTGGCAGTGTGCCAACGACAGAGCAAATGGCAGCGGCGTGGGATCAGTTTCCCCCTCTGCCTCCGGAGATGTGCTCCCGTCTGTGCCGGGACAGGGCATGGACCGAGGACGGGATCACATCTCTGGACCTCAGACTGCAAACCCTTAGGTGGAATCCCAAGGTCGGTGGTTTTCTAGATGACAGGTACAAAAACCGAATAGCCTTTGCGGTGCGGGACGATTCCGGGGAAATCCGGAACATCCGCTCATACATGCCCGGTGCCAGGGAGTTTAAGCTCCTTTCCGTTGCCAAGGGCATGGGAGAAAGCCGCCTCTGGCCGCATCCTTCCACGCTGACTGATGGCCCTGTCTGGATCTGTGAGGGCGAGCCGGACGTGATCTGCGCCCGGAGCCACGGAATAAATGCCATCACCCAGACCACGGGTGCCCTGAGCTGGAAAAAGCAGTTCAATTTAAACTTTGAGGGCCGGGATGTGGTGCTGGCCTATGATGCCGACGGCGCAGGGATTCGGGGGGCCGACAAAGCAGCGGCTTCTCTGTCAAAGGTGGCGGCGTCGGTTCGTGTTTTAAAATGGCCCGACTTCATGGGCCGGGTGGATGGTGCGTGGCCCGAGGGTGGTGGCCAGGATCTGACGGACTGGTTTGCAAAGCACAGGCGGTCCGCCTCCGAACTGGAAGCCCTTCTGGGGGAAAGTCCAGTCATGGCTTCCGAGCCGGGTCGCCCTGAATCCGTAGAGCGGTTTTTTTCCGGCCGCTCTTTTCAGCATGCGAAACTCGCCCGGGAGCTGTACCGGGAAAACCCCCTGATTTTCGATACCAAAACAAAGACCTTATATAGGTGGAACGGGAAGAACTGGGCCAGCATCAGTGAAGTGGTGATCCAGCAGCGGGCACAGGCCCTGCTACAGGATGAATCCACCATGGCGAGAATATCCGATGCCACGTCCCAGGTGGCTGTCATGGCGGCCATGCCTGCGGAGCAGGAGCTGGACAACAATCCGGATCTGGTGCCCCTTGAAAATGGCATGCTCAGCCTCTCCACGGCGGAGCTTTTGCCCCATACCAAAGAGTATTTAAACACCTACAGGCTGCCAGTATCCTTCGATCCTGATGCAAGATGCGAGCGCTGGGAGCAGTTTTTGGCAGAGACCATTCAGGACATGGCAACCATAAAAGTGGTGCAGGAGTGGTTCGGGTATTGCCTCACCCGTGACACCAGCCATGAAAAGGCCATGTTTTTGATCGGGCCGGGCAGCGATGGCAAATCAACATTTTTGCACGTCATTCAGGAGCTGATCGGGGAGCGCAATTCATCGGCGGTCAATATGGCGGACATGGCCAAAGAGCATTACAGGGCCACGCTGATAGGAAAACTCCTGAACACCGCCTCCGAGACCGAGGGGGCTGCCTTTGAATCCGACTGGTTCAAGGCCATCGTTTCCGGTGACAAAATTTCTGCGTCCTTCAAATTTAAAGACGTTTTCGATTTTTCCCCCTACGTCAAGCTGATGTTTGCCAACAACCGCTGGCCAAAGGTCAAGGACAACTCGGACGGTTTTTATCGGCGCATCCTGCCCATCAAATTTAAAAGGCAGTTCAAGGGCAAGGCCATCCAGAAAAACCTGAGGGCGATTCTGATAGCAGAGCTGCCCGGTATTCTGCTGTGGGCGCTGGTGGGGCTGGAGCGGCTGCGGCTGCAGGGAGGGTTCACCCATTCGGATGACATCCACCGGACGCTGGTGGAATACCAGTTTGCCAATAACCCGGTACAGGCCTTTGTGGATGAAGAGTGCCTGGCGCAGCCGGAATATGATGGGCAGGGCCTGAGCGTGAGCAAGAAGGGCCTGTATGATCGTTACAGGCTGTACTGCACGGGGTATGGATTTCATCCTATGAACATCGTGCATTTTTCCAGAGAGCTTTTGACCATTCTGCCCCACGTCAAGGAAACCCGTCCCGGCGAACGAGGCGGTAGCCGCCAGAGGCATTTTGATGGTGTGGCTCACGTGGATAGGGGTGTCATATGATGGCCCCCTCTCTCCCCCACCCCCCCCCACGGGGCAGGGCGTGTCCAGGTAAACTGGCCAAATGTCCAGCCCGTGTCCAGGTAAACACGTTTACGGCGTTTTCAGATTTCCAAAAAAATCAGAATATTGCAAGCCGTGTCCACCGTGTCCAGGTAACTTCCGAAATACGCGCATGCGCGAGGGGGTTATTCTACCAAGCTACAAGCCAAGCGAAGACTCATAGTAGTTTAATAGAGATTTACCTGGACACGGTGGACACGGACTATAAAATCTTGAAAATAAAAGAAAAACAAAAATGCCTTAAACCAAGTTACCTGGACACGGGCATTTTTCAAAAACTTTTTAGTGGCAAAGCCATTGAAAATAAAGGGGTATTTTATGTTTCTTGAAAAATACCCTCAGCTCAGCCGGTTTACCGGGGGGCAAATCCTCTCCACGGGGAGCGAAGAAACGGCAAGCGCATCAAACCACAGCCCGGTCACGGCGGGGCTGCCGACGCACACTGGTGCGACTCGGGATGGACAAGCACCGCAGGCTTTCGAGGAGGGGGTTTCCCCGGAGGAAGTAAGCAGCGTCAGCACCACTGGCGTCCGAGAGGCAAGCGCATCAAACCACAGTTCGGTCACGGCTGGACTGCCGACACACACTGGTGTGACTCGGGATGGACAAGCACCTGGATGCACGGGGCAGACGCACTGGCGGGACTTTCCCGCCGTGGTGGCGTTGTCCGAGTTCCTGCGGTCAAAACCCATGGGCATTTCTCTGGCCAGAGATCCGCACTGGCGGATCATCCTGAGAGCCAGGCCCGGCGTTACGCCTGAGGAGCCGGAGCGATGGGAGTTTTACCGGCAGGCTCTGACACTGGTCGAGGCTGCGCTGCCGGATCTGTACGAGCTGATGGACCACGGCGGGCTGGGCCTGCCACTGGCAGCCCCCCACGGAAACCAGCGTCGTTGAACCGGCCAAGGTACTACCCGGCCCCCGGCCCTCCACGGGGACGCGGAGCGCGAAGTTCGTGCACAGTGAAAGTCGAAAACGGAACGGAAAACGGAAAAGTTCGTGATTCCAGTCTGTTTGGGCTGATATCCGTCAGAATGCTGACGCTGCTGCACACCCCAAAAAGCCCGACCATCGGGCTGGCAGACACCCGGCTGAAGAGGCCGGAAGGAGCGCACAAAGGTTCCCGCTTACAGGGGCCTCGCGCAGGTTGTGGGTTTAAAAGTCATGGAAGGAGAAGGGATGGAGGAGACCCCGCCTGAAAGGGAGTTCAAGACCCTGATGGACGTCCTGCGGTTTTTGCAGGGAGAGGGCTTTTCCATCGAAAAGACCAAGCTCTATCAGGATCAGAAGAGCGGGCTGATCCGCTACAAAAAGGGCCAGCCCATTACGGAAACGGAAGTTCTGGCCTATGTGACCAGGGTGGAGCTGGAAAAGACCGATGGCGGCAGCCCCATCACCGCCGCCCGTCAGCTGGAAAAGGACAACGCCGCCAAGCGGGCTCTGGCTCTGGAGCTGATGGCCCAGAAAAGGGAGATGGTGGCCCTTCAGCTGGCACGGGAGAAAAAGAAGCTGGTGGACAGAAACGAGGTGGATCAGATGCTGGTGGGCCTGCTTCAGATCCTCGACACCTCGGCCAAGCAGCTCATGGACCGCCTCATGCCGGACATCTCCCGCATGGTGGGCGGAGACGGCTCCAAGGCCAACCTTGGCCGGGATCTGCTCCGTCAGGAGTGGGATGCCATGATGCACCGGCTTTCCCGCACGGAAGCCTTTGAGCTGAAGTACGCGGATGATGAAAAGGATTTTTTGGAAGAAGGATGACCCATGGAAATGCAGCAGCCCGTCCCCTCCTGGATGCCGGAGACCTACCGCAGCGTCATCCGCCATTCAGGCCACAGCATCCGTTTTCAGCCCCTGCCGGGGGTGAGGCGGGTGATGCGCCGTCCAGCGCCCATGTCCATTGCAGACTGGTCAGAAAAATACCGCTACGTCTCCCTTTCGGCCATCCAAGGCCCGTGGCGGCACGAGAACGCGCCCTGGGCCGAGGGCATCATGGAGATTCTGGATTTTCCCTCTGTGGTGAAGGTGGGGCTGTGCAAGTCCGTGCAGTCCGCAGGAACGGAAACCGCCCTGAACATGGTGGGTTCCCGCATAGATCAGCAGAGCGCCAAGGTGATTTTTGTGTATCCGGACAAGGACACGGGCCGCAATGTCATGAAAAAGCGCATCGTGCCCATGATCCGCCATACCCGGCAGCTGTCCCGGCACCTCACGGGGTATGTGGATGATGTGCAGGGGCTGTCGGTGCAGCTGGCCCATACATGGATCAAGATCGGGTGGTCCGGATCTCCGGCAAGCCTTGCCTCGGACCCCGCCGACACCGTGGTGCTGGACGAGGTGGACAAGTACATGCCCTTCACCTCCAACAAGGCCGAGGCCGGGCCCATCGAGCTTGCGGAAAAGCGCACCACCACTTTCCGCCGTCTGGGACGGGCGAAGATCTTCATGCTCTCCACGCCCACCACGGAGAACGGCCCCATCTGGAAGTTCATGGAAGAGGAGGCGGAGCTGATCTTTGACTGGCACGTCCGCTGCCCGGACTGCGGCAGGGAGCAGAAGATGGCCTTCAGCCGCATCCGATGGCCCGAAGGCAGCGCTGCGGATGCCTCCCGGGTGGAGTCCCAGCATCTGGCCTGGTACGAGTGCAGCCACTGCCCCTCCCGCTGGGACGATGAAAAGCGGGACATGGCCGTGCGCCACGGCAGATGGCGCTCCCGAGACAAGGGCCTTTCCATTGCATCCGCCCTGCAATCTTCCCGCCCCAGCCGTGTGGGTGTGCATTTTCCCGGATGGAATTCCCTCTTTGTGACCCTTTCGGAATGTGCGGCCTCCTTTCTCCGGGGGCTTACCAGCAAATCCGCCCTGCGGGATTTCTGGAACAACTACGCCGCCGAACCCTGGAAGATTGTTCTGGAATCCACCTCCGAGGCCGAAGCCCTCAAGGCCCGCTGCGCCCTTGCCCCCGGCATGGTGGCAAACGAGGCCGTGGCCCTCACCTGCGGCATCGATCAGCAGCACGGGGGCTTTTTCTGGGTGGTTCGGGGCTGGGACAGGCACTTCAACTCCTGGCTGGTGGAAAGCGGATTCTCGCCGGACGAGGCGGATCTGGATCATCTTTTGTATGAGCGGAGCTGGCCCATCGACGGAGAACCGGGCCTGCGGATGAAAATCTGGCGGGCGGCCAGAGATTCCGGCGGCAACGCCTACGACACGGGCCAGACCATGCGGGACGAGGCCTATCTCTGGCTGGACAGCCGATGGGGCCTCTGCCGGGGATGTCAGGTCTGGGTGACCAAGGGCGCATCCACCAGCCTCCCCACCTTCAGCAAGCTGGGAAACCCCCTGCGTCAGACCCGATCCGGCAAGAAGCTGCGCTCCGGCGCGCGCCTCATGCTGCTGGACCCCAACCGGCTCAAGACCTCCTTTTTCGAGCGTCTGGAAAACGCCATTCAGGGCCGTGGCCATGCGGGCTATCTCCATGAAGGCGTGGCCGAAGGATCGGACTATCTGCGCCAGATCACGGCGGAAGAGCTTCGGGAAGAGGCGGGGCGGCAGGTCTGGGTGCAGCTTCGGAAGGACAATCATTTTCTGGACTGCGAGTGCATCGCTCTGGCCCAGGCCCTGTGGGAATGGCCCGGCGGCGGGGTGAACCTCCTTCAGGATCGGGTGAATGTGGTGGAAGAAGCCGCACCGCCTCCGCCCCGGAGACCGAAGGACGAAAGGCCGGAGAAGGGGCGCAGGGTTCCCGGCTGGCGGGACAGGATGTGAGCCATGGAAATTGGTAAGACGGACAGGAAAAAGGAGGCGGCATGAAAACCAGCCCCACGGCCCTTGTGGGCTTAAAGGAAATTTGTGCCTACGCGCGGATGAGTGCGCCAAGGGTGAAGATTGCCATTCAGGAGTATGGATTTCCTGCCCGGCAGATCATCGGAACGGAGTGGCAGTCGGACATGCAGCTGGTGGATGAATGGCGGCGGGAGAGGATTGGAAGGGGGGCGACGTGAGGGATTTTATCACCATGCAGCCCGATGCCAGCCCCGTGATCTGGTGCGGGGACAGGAAAAGCCGGGTGGTGGATATGCCGCATTATAAAAGCGCCTGTGAGGCGGTGAGGGAGTTTGAAATGGGGGCTTATGGTAAAACGCTGGATGAGGGGAAGATTTTTGGGGAGGATGTGCCTGTGGAAGTGAAAGAAGAATTAGTGAATTCAGCAGAAACAAAGGATGGGAGCGGGGAAAGTTTCACGCCCAGATTCCGTCTGATATTTATGGGGTCAAAAATTCCTGATTTTAGTAATAAAAGGGGTCAGACCCTTTTATTCTCTT contains:
- a CDS encoding phage/plasmid primase, P4 family, encoding MGKAVEFLNPEERAVIARGCFQEDSRSSTAKELRGLCPFHDDKNASFSYSPGKDAYNCLACGAAGDLIKLWGHAQGKASPKEAFQAFCGQYKPQDQPAGGSVPTTEQMAAAWDQFPPLPPEMCSRLCRDRAWTEDGITSLDLRLQTLRWNPKVGGFLDDRYKNRIAFAVRDDSGEIRNIRSYMPGAREFKLLSVAKGMGESRLWPHPSTLTDGPVWICEGEPDVICARSHGINAITQTTGALSWKKQFNLNFEGRDVVLAYDADGAGIRGADKAAASLSKVAASVRVLKWPDFMGRVDGAWPEGGGQDLTDWFAKHRRSASELEALLGESPVMASEPGRPESVERFFSGRSFQHAKLARELYRENPLIFDTKTKTLYRWNGKNWASISEVVIQQRAQALLQDESTMARISDATSQVAVMAAMPAEQELDNNPDLVPLENGMLSLSTAELLPHTKEYLNTYRLPVSFDPDARCERWEQFLAETIQDMATIKVVQEWFGYCLTRDTSHEKAMFLIGPGSDGKSTFLHVIQELIGERNSSAVNMADMAKEHYRATLIGKLLNTASETEGAAFESDWFKAIVSGDKISASFKFKDVFDFSPYVKLMFANNRWPKVKDNSDGFYRRILPIKFKRQFKGKAIQKNLRAILIAELPGILLWALVGLERLRLQGGFTHSDDIHRTLVEYQFANNPVQAFVDEECLAQPEYDGQGLSVSKKGLYDRYRLYCTGYGFHPMNIVHFSRELLTILPHVKETRPGERGGSRQRHFDGVAHVDRGVI
- a CDS encoding terminase gpA endonuclease subunit — encoded protein: MEMQQPVPSWMPETYRSVIRHSGHSIRFQPLPGVRRVMRRPAPMSIADWSEKYRYVSLSAIQGPWRHENAPWAEGIMEILDFPSVVKVGLCKSVQSAGTETALNMVGSRIDQQSAKVIFVYPDKDTGRNVMKKRIVPMIRHTRQLSRHLTGYVDDVQGLSVQLAHTWIKIGWSGSPASLASDPADTVVLDEVDKYMPFTSNKAEAGPIELAEKRTTTFRRLGRAKIFMLSTPTTENGPIWKFMEEEAELIFDWHVRCPDCGREQKMAFSRIRWPEGSAADASRVESQHLAWYECSHCPSRWDDEKRDMAVRHGRWRSRDKGLSIASALQSSRPSRVGVHFPGWNSLFVTLSECAASFLRGLTSKSALRDFWNNYAAEPWKIVLESTSEAEALKARCALAPGMVANEAVALTCGIDQQHGGFFWVVRGWDRHFNSWLVESGFSPDEADLDHLLYERSWPIDGEPGLRMKIWRAARDSGGNAYDTGQTMRDEAYLWLDSRWGLCRGCQVWVTKGASTSLPTFSKLGNPLRQTRSGKKLRSGARLMLLDPNRLKTSFFERLENAIQGRGHAGYLHEGVAEGSDYLRQITAEELREEAGRQVWVQLRKDNHFLDCECIALAQALWEWPGGGVNLLQDRVNVVEEAAPPPPRRPKDERPEKGRRVPGWRDRM